From a region of the Impatiens glandulifera chromosome 4, dImpGla2.1, whole genome shotgun sequence genome:
- the LOC124936948 gene encoding calmodulin-7, translating into MADQLTDDQISEFKEAFSLFDKDGDGCITTKELGTVMRSLGQNPTEAELQDMINEVDADGNGTIDFPEFLNLMARKMKDTDSEEELKEAFRVFDKDQNGFISAAELRHVMTNLGEKLTDEEVDEMIREADVDGDGQINYEEFVKVMMAK; encoded by the exons ATGGCAGATCAGCTCACAGATGACCAGATTTCCGAGTTCAAGGAGGCCTTCAGTCTTTTCGATAAGGATGGAGACG GTTGTATAACCACAAAGGAGCTGGGAACCGTTATGAGGTCACTTGGGCAGAACCCAACCGAGGCAGAGTTACAAGACATGATAAACGAAGTGGATGCTGATGGGAACGGGACCATTGATTTCCCAGAGTTTCTCAACTTGATGGCGAGAAAGATGAAGGATACAGATTCCGAAGAGGAGTTAAAAGAGGCATTCCGTGTGTTTGACAAGGATCAAAATGGATTCATTTCGGCTGCAGAATTGCGCCATGTTATGACAAACTTAGGCGAAAAACTAACCGATGAGGAAGTTGATGAGATGATACGTGAAGCTGATGTGGACGGAGATGGTCAGATCAACTATGAGGAGTTCGTTAAGGTTATGATGGCAAAGTGA
- the LOC124936947 gene encoding putative HVA22-like protein g, with translation MLGDFITRGLVMVLGYAYPAFECFKTVEKNKVEIEELRFWCQYWILVAALTVFERIGDIFLSWLPMYGEMKLGLFIYLWYPKTKGTSYVYGTFFRPYIASHEEDIDRKLQELRARIWDIILNYWQSCAIMGQTSFFQILNYMASQSAKVTTQKQQHPNKEDHKKVGELVEETPTVVVSPTTFENGGMKHRQFSDKRRPPISTNGDNELAAAAGVEEGDSGLLNARSRLRRSKGIQTS, from the exons atgttGGGTGATTTCATTACTAGAGGACTTGT AATGGTTTTGGGGTATGCATATCCTGCATTTGAGTGTTTCAAAACTGTGGAGAAGAATAAAGTAGAAATTGAAGAACTTCGTTTTTGGTGTCAGTACTG GATATTAGTGGCAGCACTAACAGTGTTTGAGAGAATTGGGGATATATTCTTATCATG GTTACCCATGTATGGAGAGATGAAATTGGGACTCTTTATCTACTTATGGTATCCAAAAACTAAG GGAACAAGTTATGTTTATGGCACATTTTTTAGGCCATACATAGCAAGTCATGAAGAAGATATAGACCGGAAATTGCAGGAACTAAGGGCAAGAATATGGGATATAATCCTTAACTACTGGCAAAGTTGTGCTATTATGGGTCAAACTTCCTTCTTccaaattcttaattatatgGCTTCTCAATCTGCTAAAGTCACAACACAAAAACAACAGCATCCTAACAAGGAAGACCATAAAAAGGTTGGAGAATTAGTAGAGGAGACTCCTACTGTTGTTGTATCGCCCACTACTTTCGAAAACGGAGGAATGAAGCACAGGCAATTTTCCGATAAGCGGAGGCCGCCAATCTCTACTAACGGAGATAATGAACTGGCTGCTGCTGCTGGAGTAGAGGAAGGAGATTCAGGACTTCTTAACGCCAGAAGCCGCTTGAGACGTTCCAAGGGAATTCAGACATCatga